The following proteins come from a genomic window of Paenibacillus sp. CAA11:
- the remB gene encoding extracellular matrix regulator RemB — MYIHLGGEKVISSKELVAIFDISIEKSSKISKQFVSHAQKSKNVVQIGEEEAKSIVVTKQTVYYSPISSATLKKRSNTFFA, encoded by the coding sequence GTGTACATTCATTTGGGCGGAGAGAAGGTAATATCCTCAAAAGAGCTGGTTGCCATCTTTGATATTTCCATTGAGAAATCTTCTAAGATCTCCAAGCAGTTTGTGAGCCATGCGCAGAAATCAAAGAACGTAGTCCAGATTGGAGAGGAAGAAGCCAAGTCCATCGTTGTCACAAAGCAAACGGTATACTATTCCCCTATATCCTCAGCAACCCTTAAGAAGAGATCCAACACTTTTTTTGCATAG